A window of Caldanaerobius fijiensis DSM 17918 contains these coding sequences:
- a CDS encoding DUF5317 domain-containing protein gives MIFDALGLALIYGLLTRGNFYGIADIVIKKPLFFILGFGAEFGMLYLSSRFPIIMVYKAYIHLFDYIMLFIGLWYNRDNKYIRFIGIGVILNFIVIFANGGRMPVSLSALRTAGLNNLIPDLVSNRVATHQILNSGTRFKFLADVMVLPKPYPLPKTFSIGDLFIASGIFAMIANAMSKSKMKDKFKSKNLLH, from the coding sequence ATGATTTTTGACGCCCTGGGGCTTGCGTTGATATATGGATTGTTGACGAGAGGGAATTTTTACGGTATAGCCGATATAGTAATTAAAAAACCGCTTTTTTTTATACTGGGTTTTGGTGCTGAATTTGGGATGCTATACCTTTCTAGCAGGTTTCCGATAATAATGGTGTATAAAGCGTACATACACCTTTTTGACTATATAATGCTGTTTATAGGGTTGTGGTACAATCGAGATAATAAGTACATAAGGTTTATAGGAATAGGTGTAATTCTCAATTTTATTGTAATATTTGCAAACGGGGGGAGGATGCCTGTATCATTATCTGCTTTAAGAACGGCGGGTTTGAACAATTTGATACCTGATCTGGTTTCTAATCGTGTAGCAACACATCAGATTTTAAATAGCGGAACGCGGTTTAAATTTTTAGCTGATGTGATGGTACTTCCAAAGCCTTATCCACTTCCTAAGACATTCAGCATAGGGGATTTGTTTATTGCATCAGGTATTTTCGCCATGATTGCAAATGCAA
- a CDS encoding HD-GYP domain-containing protein translates to MLNKKVRLYILFVTICGVLFIYYSLLQIDYNRWVDIVLFGALAALAESSPIYISKEVTLSVAFAIDLMAIVLLGPYKGALVAVLGYALKVDKVDHSKIVHIFNRPLYKSLFNISQIALSTGAGGIAYILLGGIIGKQIIPNYLVPAIIGGLVYYVLNSLIISYLITLLNEKPFLYVWRKDFKWTQSDMLFLIFVGIIMASSFVQYGYISLALFFVPLVMIRYTFKLYMDSKQSYYETINVLIKALEAKDRYTAGHSKSVEKITRLLCKEFGVSEYLTEKVQIAALLHDIGKIGIPENILNKPGKLTESEYNVIKYHPVYGYEILKDVAGLKDICLWIRYHHERFDGKGYPDGKKGYEIPLESQILSIADVFDALVSDRPYRKAFSQDEAYKIIVESSEKQFSPDVIKAFKRAYEKHKEDFKHDF, encoded by the coding sequence ATGCTCAATAAAAAAGTCCGCTTATATATATTGTTTGTGACGATTTGTGGCGTTTTGTTTATTTACTATTCATTGCTTCAAATAGATTACAATAGATGGGTGGATATTGTCTTATTTGGTGCTTTAGCTGCATTGGCGGAATCTTCCCCTATATATATATCCAAAGAGGTTACATTATCTGTAGCGTTTGCTATCGATCTTATGGCAATTGTCTTATTAGGTCCTTATAAGGGAGCCCTTGTCGCCGTATTAGGTTATGCATTAAAAGTTGATAAAGTTGATCACAGCAAGATAGTACATATATTTAACAGGCCTTTATATAAAAGCCTTTTTAATATTTCGCAGATAGCGCTGAGCACAGGAGCGGGTGGTATTGCATATATTTTGCTGGGTGGTATCATTGGAAAGCAGATAATACCTAATTATCTTGTGCCGGCGATTATCGGAGGATTGGTTTATTACGTTTTAAATTCTTTGATAATAAGCTATCTAATTACTTTGCTAAATGAAAAGCCATTTTTATATGTTTGGAGAAAAGACTTTAAATGGACTCAATCTGATATGTTATTCCTTATATTTGTGGGTATTATTATGGCTTCATCTTTTGTGCAGTACGGGTACATAAGTCTTGCACTGTTTTTCGTACCCCTTGTTATGATTCGCTATACGTTTAAACTTTACATGGATTCTAAGCAGTCTTATTATGAAACCATAAATGTGCTGATAAAGGCATTGGAGGCGAAGGATAGGTATACTGCAGGTCATTCAAAAAGCGTTGAGAAAATAACGAGACTTCTGTGCAAGGAATTTGGGGTAAGCGAGTATCTCACTGAAAAGGTTCAGATAGCGGCGCTGTTACACGATATAGGGAAAATTGGGATACCCGAAAATATACTCAATAAACCTGGCAAATTAACAGAAAGCGAATATAACGTTATAAAGTATCATCCTGTATATGGGTATGAAATATTAAAAGACGTAGCTGGCCTGAAAGATATATGCCTCTGGATAAGATATCACCACGAGAGATTTGATGGCAAAGGTTATCCTGACGGGAAAAAAGGTTATGAAATACCACTGGAATCTCAGATACTATCCATTGCTGATGTTTTTGATGCATTGGTGTCAGACAGGCCTTATCGTAAAGCCTTTAGTCAGGATGAGGCTTATAAAATAATCGTTGAAAGCAGTGAAAAACAATTTTCGCCTGATGTGATCAAGGCTTTTAAAAGAGCTTACGAGAAGCATAAGGAGGATTTCAAACATGATTTTTGA